The window GACACCGAAAAGCAGATGCAGTTGTGATTTTGGGGTATACCCAAACAGTTCTTAAAGCATGCCAAAGTTCagtgttgttttgttttttatatgAATTCTGTTTTCTACGGATGACTATGTAGATTTGGATGACTATATAGATTTTATATGAATTCTGTTCAGtgctgttttgtttttgtttttgttttttttttttttttttctttattcacttttaacttaaaaggaaaaaagCTATTTTCAAGCTACAATATTACAATTTTTGCTTAGATCTATGCTATGGCTTTCTAATCATGTAATAAATGCTGGCTTAACAATGCCAATAATCTCAGTCTTAAAAGATGTTAGTTCTCATGCTTCTTTATGTTAGGAAGACTAAGCAATTCTACTTCATATTTTCTGTTTAGTTGAATTTGCAATTTTATTTGACACATTTAGTACCTGTTTGGTAGATCCAAAAAtatgttcatctcattttagttaacaataattatgtattagagattgttATCTGTATTACATAATCACTtttaacatgaactcattatctattagagatcaagattaaTGCATAGTTTCTGTTTAccaaaatgagatcaactcattttttaggtgtctaccaaacaaggCCTTAGGTGAGTTGATATTGTTTGTTTGGAGTAGTAAACATTATGCAATTATCTTTTTCTATTTGTTTATtgtttacaccattaaaaaccataaACTGAAATGGTTATTGGGAAGTATATATTCAGGTGGATCGAAATGATTTTGTGGAATTCAGTATTCTAGGCAATGTTAGTGGAATACAGGTACAGGTATCGTGAACAGGGTGTCTAGATCCAATTTCTCAAGATATGGTTGCAATTCACAAGTATTATAGTGCTGAACTATTTCTGACAATTGTCTCAATTCGGGCTTTTAGCCCAATTGAAAAGGTGTAGTAGGTGTAGAGATCTGAGTAGATCTAGTTTTAAGGTCTTGGGGAAGGGGATCCATCATCTGGGCCCCTTATCAGAGAATCCAATCTAggtattccatttttttttttcctaatgatGTGATATGAGTatcattgccttggtgattggTCACCTACAAAAAATTAGGCTTATGTTTtagattgaagttgaaaatcatgAACAGTTTGCCTCAAGATTCACTTAAATATCAATGGCACCTTGGTAGAAGGAAAGAAGCATAAAGCCATATCCTCAGAACCAAACAAAATATGACATTCAAATAAAGGAGAAGACAAAATGAAAAGGATTTTCACCACTTTATTTTCTCTCATTCATTCTCTTTTTCCACTCATGGAGTTGTGTGAAGATTCAGCAAATTGTACTGATCAGggaaaaataataaacaaataatACAGAAGGGTGTTAACATTCCGGCGTGAAAACCCACCCTAAGACAAACAATAGGAATGGCTGAAATGAAGCAGAAACAGAGCCAACACAAACCAAAAATTTATTTTTGTGGGACGGTGTGGCTGTGCTTAGCATATACATAAATGTTTCTCCTCTATATATTGGTTTTCATTCTGTCAAAATTGTTTGGGAAGAACAGAAATAGATGAGAGCACCTTTTGCGGCCTTCTATGGGGCCATGAGTCCTTCAATTGTGTAGGCAAGGGACTGTGCCCAATCAACTTTGAATAGCAATGCTTGTAGtgtctgcatcacatcataatcTGGATCAAGTTTTTGCTGCCAGCCctgcgaaaaaaaaaaatcacgacaAAGGTTCAAAACAGTAAACTTTgatgcatttttaaaaaaaaatctaaaggcTGCGTTTGGTTGCAAAATGAATCCTCTAAAACATGAAATAACTGTCTTGTTTACCAATCATAAGGACTTTGTAAACAAGAACTAGATTCAAACTAATCATCAGCAGACCTTTCCTTGGATGGCCATATCCCAAAATCACATTTAATCCTCACCATTGAAAGGGAGAATCTTGTGGATGGTCAACAGCTCAACCCAGTCCTGTTGACCATTGATATTCTTCAAGAAAAGGTGTTTTTACCTTTTGGATTATGACCTGACTAAGGTAGGgctgcttaatttttagtttgatgcTATACATGTTTGCCACATGTATGAAGATAAGCTTAGGAGGTGCGTGGGAGCTCTGCTGGTCTAGACTACTCTAGCATTTTAATTACCTTTCCTGGCATCATAAGTTCTGAGTATGAAGTTAGAAGGGTAGATGGCTTTGAAGGGTTCTTTACCAATTAATGGGAGCATAATCCACTTAAAGATTTCCTTTACTTTGAACTTTTTGGCAATTCTTCATTTGTAATGCACTTATTCCTTAATGACTGATGTTGTGTTTTTGTGATTGACTTTAGGTGTTTGAGTTGATGGTTTTGAATTTGAAGCAACATTTGATTTTAATGCcatctttatttttgtttttaattgttACTTTGTATAATTGCATCTGCTTGAACATTTTCTGATTCTTGTACGGTTTGTATAATTACTAGGTACATACTAGTTGTTTTTGTCTTCTCTTTCTAGTTGAATAGACTAGCAGACTGCTGGAAATTACTTCCACAGTCCATTTTCTATTTGTTTCTGATTTATGGTTGGGTTTGGCTCCCTATTTAGCTCTAAGGTCTTTTATGGTTGGTGTTCAGCTATTCTGAATTGgatattttatatgattatagGTCCTATTGCTGATGACATGTTCCACTGGTAAGCATGTTAACCTCTGTGGAAGcaattctcttttaattttttgtgtTTGAAGGAGTTGTTGATTGTCTACTTGTTGCTTCCAGGAACTGGACTTTCTGACAGCAGTATATTTTCAGATTTTTGTGACTAGTGTAGCTGTACCTAAACTGTCTTGGAGTTTTGTGGGGCGCCTCTAATGCATTTCTGCTTTCATTTCTGTTGCCTATTTGCTTATGCTTGATGGAACTTGTTGTTAGTGTTTTACCTGTTTGATCTATTATGTTGCAGCCTCAGTCTGTCTAGTTAAGGATCTTGGCCTGACTCAGTCAACTAGCAAGTACTAGAGGCTTGGAGAGTTTAAATAAGTCACGATTGGTGAGCTTCTCAGGCCATTAAGAAGATAAAAACCCTGGCCTAGCCCAAATAATCATTGGCTTCAAAGCAGAATTCTCACCCCTGTTTGAATCTTTTTAGCTTTcaagttctttttcttttcttttctttctttctttctttcttcttcttctttttttttttttgggtactaggggaatataataaaataataaaacttcTAGGTAGCTCTCTTGAAGTTTCTACTCTTACACTACTTAGTTTACCACACTATAataattttacaaaatttatatttatttctcaaCAATCCTTAGTGATTTGCATCTATAAaacttgttaaaaaacaaaagctGCCTTGGGTTTTTGGATATaccattgaattgaattgaaatttatttgatttatgaACTCAAAATAATCAAATTGTTGTCTGCTTCCTTAGCTTTAGTATACAGGGTCTGGGGTGCCTACTGCAATTATGTTAATTTCTAGTTAGACAGTAACAATAATTGAAATTTGAGGTTTAATATCTTCTTGATTAAACAGGATATTTGCAGCTCTATTTACGAGTACATCTGAACAACCTCATTTTTCTGCGCAAGTCATCCAAGTCCAAAACAGATAAGGTTAGGTGGTTTCCATTAATATATGATATTCCTCATTAGTTTTCATTGTATTGCAGCGACCTCACCAAACTCCATATTATATTCCAGGTATCAATACCATCAGTCAAAGGCACCACAGCCTGTCTTGCTGGCATATCTAGATTTTTTGTGCCAATATGCTAATTGTGGAGCACATCCATACAAGATAGGCAGTAGGCTGCATCACAAATATCAACCATTTCAAAAAAGAACCTGCTGCCACATCCtttatttcttttgttcttttaacAGTAACACAAGCTGGAAATCCATATTTTGAAGTTAAAGCTGTATTTGTGGAACCATTATTCATGTATAGGTTAGTATTGAGTTTGGACTCCAGTTCATGACCCCTCTCTAGTCTTATTTTGCATCTCAATGGAGTTGCAATAACTGTTCTTGAGCTGCAACTGCATTTTTGTTTTTGACTTTCTACTGAGATAAAAGCTATCATCCATTTTGATATTAGGAGTTATTTTAGCATGTGTCTCTGGTACAGAAAAGATTCATAGTCCTTTTCTAAATAGTGTCCCTGTTCATTTCAGGCTTGCAGCTGATTGGCCTCCAACAATGCAAATAGTTCGTGTTATATCTCAGGATCACATGAATAACAAGTactttctgattttttttctttagtaTTTATCCTAAATGGATTATTCTGTCTGTATGCATGTACCATTCTTTTGTTATAACTCGACCATGTTTTTTCACTCTTCGATATTCTGAACATTTTCCCTTTAATTTTAATGTCAGGCAATATGTTGGCAAGGCAGATTTCTTAGTTTTCCGGGCACTAAATCAGCACGGTTTTCTTGGACAACTACAAGAAAAGAAGCTTGTGAGTCATGTGGAGTTTCAGCTCTTACTTAGTTTTGTTGATGTGTTTATTTGGACTGCCTATATTGTATCCGTCTTTCATTGGCTAGTTTCTGTTCCTAAATAGTTCACATTAGTTAGAATATTTGTGTGGTAAAGCCTTCAAATAAGATCTCTAGTTTTTTCCAGCAGTACTCTAAACTTGATATTAGTAAAATGGGTGCAATCTGAGGAGCGGAATAATCTTTTAGCACAGTAAATGTAAGAAAAGTTGGGGGAAATGGACTTGGACTGTTTTGAGTCCTATCATTAGCATTCCTGCAAGTTGTGTTCCTttgtgagttgtgacttgtgacTGATGTTTGTATATTGTCTCTCTGGCCACTTGTGCAAGATATGTAATTCGAATTCCAATAGCCCGGAGAGTGAATACTCTGCCTTTTGAAAAATCATGTAAGAATAGCTAGTAGTTAGTTCTTtggttcaatatatatatatatttttgaaagatatctTGTCTGTTCTGATTGTGAGTGTGAAGAATTAAGATTGCAGCCCTATTCCATGCTTCTGATTGCAGGATGGGCGCCGAGTGCATGTCATTGAAAGAGATTTGACAGAGCCAGACCAAATCGTTGGGGAACTATTGCAACCAGGTGgctacctgaaaaaaaaaaaaaaagcaggtgCAAACTTCCTTCATGACTGGTCCATTATTTGATCATAAGAGTTATCTGTATCAGCCCATTTGTCGGCACTTGATTTATTAGTTTCATATGAGTTATAATACTATACTGTGCTTGTGATATACTGATACCTGTGTCTTTTCCTTCTACATTTTTTGTCCAGTTGATACCGTTGCATCCCCCTCCTGGCGATACATCAACACAGAGAACCGTACAGATTGACGGCACCAAAGAACAAATTGAATCTGCAAAACAATTGGTCAATAAGTCATCAGTGAGGTATGTATGAGATTCCTGGATTGGCTTGTATACTGGACCACCGTTTTGCCTGAAAATAGTCAAAGAACAAGTTCACTCCTAATTGTGTTTATGGAATaatattttatcaatttttacTGGGTTTCTGTCCTGAGTAAAATGGCTCTAACCTAGCGTCTCATGAACTGCACACATGAGATTCTATGCTTTGTTCAAACCAATCATGGGCACAGCAAGATTGTCCAGGGATGTGAACCTTCCACTTCCTGGGCATGTCATACTAAATCCTGCTGTCAGTTCTGTGCACATGCAAATGCATGCCAGTTGCAATACTCCACGAAAAGTAAAGGCAAGGACATTAGTGACCATGCCAACCTACGCGGCCAGGTATGCTTTGTCTAACCTGGCTTCTTCTACAATTATGTGCTCTCCATATCTACATAGGATAGGTAAAATCAGTATTTTTTATATTGCTTCTATACTGGTTTCTTCTGCAATTATGTGCTCTCCAGGTATTTTTGCTTTCTAGCATCCTAGTACTGGTTTaatttaatcaatattttctgCAAAGCAATTTGTTAAAATATGTTGTAATTGTTTGTATTTGACCCATTCTAAACTTGCATATTTGTTAAAACAGTCTTTAGTTGTCCATGGGTATTTGTTTTGGATTCTACTTTGTAAGCTATATTAATGTCTCTCTTCATTTGAAAGAAATAGTTAGTTTGTTCAATATGATATTACAGGCTACGCAACTGATGGGCTCTATTATTGATCCTAAActaatatttataaatttatgaTAAGGAGAAACATTTCCTTGCTGTTGTTAACCAAATAAGTACTGTCATATTTCGTTTTCACCTTTTATTGATTACAAGAATCTAATTcaacaattcaaaaaaaaaaaaaaaaggaaaaaaagtaaaGGGAATTTTAtcctaaagaaaagaaaatgcagAGTTGTAAAAGGTGAAGGAAAATATTTGTATGCCCTTCTTATTATCTATTGCTAATGGGTTGTGTCATATGCGTAATATCACCAGGCATAATATCTGCTTTGATTTGGATTAGCAAACCCTCGTAtgatttaactgaggatatggtccttgatagactggaatggtggaacaggatttgtgtagctgaccccaattggTTGGGATTGGGCTTATATGATTATGATTTGGATTAGCAAACCAAATTTGTTTAGCAGTTTCTTAGTTGCATGGAAGGTGTCCAAGCGGTATACCAACACTCAACGTCACAGTTAATATTGTTGAGGTAATTCAAGTGTATTTTGGTGTTTataatctttttttattttattttattttaaatcataacatgtaCCAATCTTGcaatttctttttcattcttaCAGAGTTTTTTGAACGATCTCCACATTCTTCCAAGTCGAAAGAGACCTGTATCAATTCTCCATGACGTTAGCGGAATCATCAAGCCTTGCAGGTAAGAGAAGGGCTTTGATTGATTCGCGAATTGGGTTTTACTTGGTTTGTTATTCCATTTCATCATATAGATTTCCTGGATCAATAGAAGTTTAATTACtctgtaattattatttatcCTTTTTCAGGATGACTCTGTAATTATCAATAGAAGTTTAATTACTCTGTAATTATTAATTTTCCTTTTTCAGGATGACTTTGCTTTTAGGCCCTCCAGGCTCTCGGAAGACCACTTTACTATTCGCTTTGGCTGGGAAGCTTGATAAGGATCTAAAGGTAAATATCCTCTTCTTTCTAATTTTCCATTTGGAGTGATTTTGTCGAAAGATATAGGTTGAGATAGGTTTCTTGGAAACAACAGGTTACAGGGAAAATAACCTACAATGGCCACCGATT is drawn from Magnolia sinica isolate HGM2019 chromosome 5, MsV1, whole genome shotgun sequence and contains these coding sequences:
- the LOC131246119 gene encoding pleiotropic drug resistance protein TUR2-like, translating into MYRLAADWPPTMQIVRVISQDHMNNKQYVGKADFLVFRALNQHGFLGQLQEKKLSFLNDLHILPSRKRPVSILHDVSGIIKPCRMTLLLGPPGSRKTTLLFALAGKLDKDLKVTGKITYNGHRLDKFIPQRTSAYISQHDLHIREMTVRETLAFLARCQGVGTRYEMLMELSRREKAANIKPDPDVDVYMKIAANLRGQL